The Pogona vitticeps strain Pit_001003342236 chromosome 3, PviZW2.1, whole genome shotgun sequence genome includes a window with the following:
- the RRP1B gene encoding ribosomal RNA processing protein 1 homolog B isoform X2 → MMLRQSFEVLRRNGWNESFTQPFLNMLTKEVMHPDSNAAVGVKLHFIDIYLEELAKVGAKELTADQNLKFIEPFCKIAAKTKDHLFLQAISRGIFETIVDQSPFAIEDLMKELEAGSDDDISEDECNDEENKLIAKDRDLSNKLSPSSEAQGSRLEGADDNIGPVLQFDYKNIADTLFELASRKNTPASNRKRLYKVVKRFQDLSEGTFPQDDFPEDVSTDEDDDTLSRKKWKRKSGKPLDQSRLEKEENARNRKNGMEEEEEEELNPRPQKKRKRRKRKASQIADTCAVATSTENGAVSLNEFKEPVQDHEAPSSKKRGKKSLILEASQVPTTTGGLTDTSTPKGVVMKQPKKENGSPENVCIETVHQNGQANINTEDNPGDCDTVFCDSKVIKKKRKLEARVITGNVFSEEEVKKPKKDRFAESKSIVYQRVKLKKKKLGTLMKIRCTKQKLISLKKKRKIKEVLNSTLGNELKVENKESKTKETGGPAIQQKKKKANAGNDFVKFEKIALPKPVFFRKAKGGITSMQLNKLQSSDSKKVTFGLSKNMTAEFKKTDKSILVSPEGPSRVAFNPKQKPLHGVLKSSSTDAPQMKKPLLVPVKKRPTAVDFF, encoded by the exons ATGATGCTGAGACAGTCCTTTGAAGTCCTAAGAAGAAATGGATGGAATGAAAG tTTTACACAGCCATTTCTGAACATGTTAACAAAGGAGGTCATGCATCCAGACAGTAATGCTGCTGTTGGAGTAAAATTGCATTTTATTGACATCTATTTGGAAGAACTAGCAAAAGTTGGAGCTAAAGAG CTCACAGCAGACCAGAATCTCAAGTTCATTGAACCATTCTGCAAAATTGCTGCCAAGACTAAGGA TCACCTTTTTTTGCAAGCTATAAGCCGTGGCATCTTTGAAACCATTGTGGATCAGTCCCCGTTTGCCATAGAAGATCTAATGAAAGAACTGGAAGCGGGCAGTGATGATGACATTTCAGAAGATGAATGCAATGATGAAGAGAATAAGCTAATAGCAAAAG ACAGGGACTTGTCAAATAAGCTCTCACCATCTTCTGAGGCACAAGGTAGCCGTTTAGAAGGTGCAGATGATAACATTGGGCCTGTCCTTCAG ttTGATTATAAAAACATTGCTGATACACTGTTTGAGCTGGCTAGCAGAAAAAACACCCCTGCTTCTAACCGAAAGCGCTTGTACAAAGTTGTTAAAAG GTTCCAAGACCTTTCAGAAG GGACCTTTCCACAAGACGATTTTCCAGAAGATGTCTCTacagatgaagatgatgatacaCTCAGCAggaagaaatggaagagaaaatcTGGCAAACCCTTAGATCAATCTAGGCTGGAAAAAGAAG AGAATGccagaaacagaaaaaatggcatggaggaggaggaggaggaagagctgaaTCCAAGgccacagaaaaaaaggaagaggcgaAAAAGAAAAGCCAGTCAGATAGCTGACACTTGTGCAGTTGCCACAAGTACTGAGAATGGAGCAGTTAGTTTGAATGAATTCAAAGAGCCTGTCCAGGACCATGAAGCACCAAGTAgtaagaaaagagggaagaagtctttaattctGGAGGCCAGTCAAGTGCCAACTACCACAGGAGGGCTCACTGACACATCAACACCAAAGGGTGTGGTAATGAAACAACCAAAGAAGGAAAATGGTAGTCCAGAGAATGTTTGTATAGAAACTGTCCATCAAAATGGGCAGGCTAATATTAATACTGAAGACAATCCAGGTGACTGTGATACAGTATTTTGTGATAGTAAAGTTATTAAGAAGAAACGGAAATTGGAGGCCAGGGTTATCACTGGAAATGTGTTTTCTGAAGAGGAGGTTAAGAAGCCAAAGAAGGATAGATTTGCAGAGTCAAAATCAATAGTGTACCAAAgggtgaaattgaagaagaaaaagttggGGACTTTAATGAAGATCAGATGTACCAAGCAGAAATTAATcagcttgaaaaagaaaaggaaaattaagGAAGTCCTAAATTCCACACTAGGAAATGAgcttaaagttgaaaacaaagagAGCAAAACCAAG GAAACAGGTGGCCCTGCCatccagcaaaagaaaaagaaggcaaatGCAGGAAATGACTTTGTTAAATTTGAAAAGATAGCTTTGCCTAAACCAGTCTTCTTTCGAAAAGCTAAAGGAGGCATTACATCCATGCAG TTAAACAAGCTGCAATCTTCGGACTCCAAAAAGGTCACCTTCGGGCTGAGTAAGAACATGACCGCTG AGTTTAAGAAGACAGACAAAAGTATCCTGGTCAGCCCAGAAGGACCCTCCCGGGTGGCTTTCAATCCGAAACAAAAACCATTGCATGGGGTACTGAAGTCCTCTTCTACAGACGCACCTCAAATGAAGAAACCTCTTTTAGTGCCAGTTAAGAAAAGACCAACTGCTGTGGACTTCTTCTGA
- the RRP1B gene encoding ribosomal RNA processing protein 1 homolog B isoform X1 encodes MAPAAAAALPPEIQFAQRLAANEKRIRDRALKKLRSYITLRTQSPAGSFSPEEFLKIWKGLFYCMWMQDKPLLQEELSNNISQLMHVIENMDTRNLFIQTFWQTMNREWTGIDRLRLDKYYMLIRMMLRQSFEVLRRNGWNESFTQPFLNMLTKEVMHPDSNAAVGVKLHFIDIYLEELAKVGAKELTADQNLKFIEPFCKIAAKTKDHLFLQAISRGIFETIVDQSPFAIEDLMKELEAGSDDDISEDECNDEENKLIAKDRDLSNKLSPSSEAQGSRLEGADDNIGPVLQFDYKNIADTLFELASRKNTPASNRKRLYKVVKRFQDLSEGTFPQDDFPEDVSTDEDDDTLSRKKWKRKSGKPLDQSRLEKEENARNRKNGMEEEEEEELNPRPQKKRKRRKRKASQIADTCAVATSTENGAVSLNEFKEPVQDHEAPSSKKRGKKSLILEASQVPTTTGGLTDTSTPKGVVMKQPKKENGSPENVCIETVHQNGQANINTEDNPGDCDTVFCDSKVIKKKRKLEARVITGNVFSEEEVKKPKKDRFAESKSIVYQRVKLKKKKLGTLMKIRCTKQKLISLKKKRKIKEVLNSTLGNELKVENKESKTKETGGPAIQQKKKKANAGNDFVKFEKIALPKPVFFRKAKGGITSMQLNKLQSSDSKKVTFGLSKNMTAEFKKTDKSILVSPEGPSRVAFNPKQKPLHGVLKSSSTDAPQMKKPLLVPVKKRPTAVDFF; translated from the exons ATggcacccgccgccgccgccgcgctgcCTCCGGAGATTCAGTTCGCTCAGAGACTGGCCGCCAACGAGAAACGGATTCGAGATCGGGCGTTGAAAAAGCTGCGTAGCTATATCACTCTCAGGACCCAGAGTCCGGCGG GCAGTTTCAGCCCAGAAGAATTCTTAAAAATATGGAAGGGGCTCTTTTATTGTATGTGGATGCAGGACAAACCATTGCTGCAG gAGGAGTTATCAAACAATATATCACAACTTATGCATGTAATTGAGAATATGGATACTC GGAACTTGTTCATTCAGACTTTCTGGCAAACAATGAATCGTGAATGGACTGGAATAGACAGACTACGCCTAGATAAATATTACATG TTAATCCGGATGATGCTGAGACAGTCCTTTGAAGTCCTAAGAAGAAATGGATGGAATGAAAG tTTTACACAGCCATTTCTGAACATGTTAACAAAGGAGGTCATGCATCCAGACAGTAATGCTGCTGTTGGAGTAAAATTGCATTTTATTGACATCTATTTGGAAGAACTAGCAAAAGTTGGAGCTAAAGAG CTCACAGCAGACCAGAATCTCAAGTTCATTGAACCATTCTGCAAAATTGCTGCCAAGACTAAGGA TCACCTTTTTTTGCAAGCTATAAGCCGTGGCATCTTTGAAACCATTGTGGATCAGTCCCCGTTTGCCATAGAAGATCTAATGAAAGAACTGGAAGCGGGCAGTGATGATGACATTTCAGAAGATGAATGCAATGATGAAGAGAATAAGCTAATAGCAAAAG ACAGGGACTTGTCAAATAAGCTCTCACCATCTTCTGAGGCACAAGGTAGCCGTTTAGAAGGTGCAGATGATAACATTGGGCCTGTCCTTCAG ttTGATTATAAAAACATTGCTGATACACTGTTTGAGCTGGCTAGCAGAAAAAACACCCCTGCTTCTAACCGAAAGCGCTTGTACAAAGTTGTTAAAAG GTTCCAAGACCTTTCAGAAG GGACCTTTCCACAAGACGATTTTCCAGAAGATGTCTCTacagatgaagatgatgatacaCTCAGCAggaagaaatggaagagaaaatcTGGCAAACCCTTAGATCAATCTAGGCTGGAAAAAGAAG AGAATGccagaaacagaaaaaatggcatggaggaggaggaggaggaagagctgaaTCCAAGgccacagaaaaaaaggaagaggcgaAAAAGAAAAGCCAGTCAGATAGCTGACACTTGTGCAGTTGCCACAAGTACTGAGAATGGAGCAGTTAGTTTGAATGAATTCAAAGAGCCTGTCCAGGACCATGAAGCACCAAGTAgtaagaaaagagggaagaagtctttaattctGGAGGCCAGTCAAGTGCCAACTACCACAGGAGGGCTCACTGACACATCAACACCAAAGGGTGTGGTAATGAAACAACCAAAGAAGGAAAATGGTAGTCCAGAGAATGTTTGTATAGAAACTGTCCATCAAAATGGGCAGGCTAATATTAATACTGAAGACAATCCAGGTGACTGTGATACAGTATTTTGTGATAGTAAAGTTATTAAGAAGAAACGGAAATTGGAGGCCAGGGTTATCACTGGAAATGTGTTTTCTGAAGAGGAGGTTAAGAAGCCAAAGAAGGATAGATTTGCAGAGTCAAAATCAATAGTGTACCAAAgggtgaaattgaagaagaaaaagttggGGACTTTAATGAAGATCAGATGTACCAAGCAGAAATTAATcagcttgaaaaagaaaaggaaaattaagGAAGTCCTAAATTCCACACTAGGAAATGAgcttaaagttgaaaacaaagagAGCAAAACCAAG GAAACAGGTGGCCCTGCCatccagcaaaagaaaaagaaggcaaatGCAGGAAATGACTTTGTTAAATTTGAAAAGATAGCTTTGCCTAAACCAGTCTTCTTTCGAAAAGCTAAAGGAGGCATTACATCCATGCAG TTAAACAAGCTGCAATCTTCGGACTCCAAAAAGGTCACCTTCGGGCTGAGTAAGAACATGACCGCTG AGTTTAAGAAGACAGACAAAAGTATCCTGGTCAGCCCAGAAGGACCCTCCCGGGTGGCTTTCAATCCGAAACAAAAACCATTGCATGGGGTACTGAAGTCCTCTTCTACAGACGCACCTCAAATGAAGAAACCTCTTTTAGTGCCAGTTAAGAAAAGACCAACTGCTGTGGACTTCTTCTGA